From the Mesotoga prima MesG1.Ag.4.2 genome, the window ACAGCTCAATCACCATCGAGTCCACTTCTGGCTGCGGAATGAACTCCTTTCTCGAAACCTGAAAAAGCTCTCTCACTTCGGAAAAAGTATTAACATTCACCGTCAGTATACCGTATTCCTTCGTACGGGGTGTTGCGGTCAATCTATCCGCATACTCCTTCTGAACCATTAGCACAGCCCTGTCAAATGATGGCCCATCGAACATTATTCTCTCGATAATGGGAGAGGTAATGTAATAAGGAATGTTGGCAACATACGTGACGGAGTCGGGCAAAGTAGATAGATCGGCCTTGAGAAAGTCCTCGTAACGAAGCTCGCACCGTTCGCCCTCCAGCCTTCGGTTGCCTTCGGAGAACCTTGTGTCTATTTCAAACCCGATAACTCTGTAGCCTTTCTCTAACAGGATAGAAGTGAGCGAACCGGATCCTACGCCTATTTCGACTATAGTCGTCGACGGATTCAGTTCCACTGATTCGACAATCCTGCGAGAGACTCTGTCTGACTTCAGGAAGTTCTGCCCCAGCGCCTTGTTTAGCCTTATGTTTATCGATTTCTCTCCCATTGCTCCTCCGTTTCAGATAGGATCTCCGTAACTCTCCTATCTAAGCAAAAAAACCCGTCGGAAAGACGGGTGGTTTTCTGGCGGAGAGAGTGGGATTTGAACCCACGGACGAGTTGTGCTCGTCATACGCTCTCCAGGCGTACGCCTTCGACCGCTCGGCCATCTCTCCAACAGTCACAATTATATAGTTCGCAGTTTGAGTTGTCAACGAGATTCTGTGGTAAACTAAATGCTAGGTATAGAAATGTTTATATTTGGGGGTGTCTTAATGAAGAAGCTATTCGGAACCGACGGGATAAGGGGCGTTATCAACGAAGAGCTCACACCCGAACTTGCAATGAAGCTTGGCAATGCCATTGGCAGATACTACACGGGAAAGTATAGCAGGTTTATCATAGCAAAAGACACGAGGAGCTCCTGTGATCTTCTAGAAAGCGCAATGGCCGCAGGAGCCGCCTCCGCCGGGATGAACGTCGAGTTCGCAGGCGTAATTCCTACTCCAGCATTAGCGTATATCACGAACAAGGAGGCGACGTTGGGAGCTGTTATTTCTGCTTCCCATAATCCCGCTGTTTACAACGGAATCAAGGTTCTCGCCAAGGGAATGAAGATATCCGACGAAGACGAAGTGGAGATAGAAAACCTCATAATCGACACCCCATTTCACTATACATTTTATTCTGGAGTCGGCAAGATTAGTTATAAAGATCACTATAGAGATGAGTATATCGAGTATGTTCTGGGTCTTTACAGGAATGAGAGACTCCCTTCTGACGGGATCGTTGTCGACGGTGCCAACGGAGCGATTTCGACCGTCATATCTATGGTATACGAAAGCCTAGGTATAGGTGCGGAGCTTCGAGGAATCGAACCGAACGGGATTAACATCAACGATAACTGCGGATCGCTATTTCCGAACTTCCTAGGCGATTCATTAAAGAAAGGACAGATCGGGGTTCTTTTCGATGGAGATGCAGACAGATGTCTATTCGTTCTTCCGGGCTCCAAGTTGATAGACGGCGATATGTTGATGGCGCTCAATTCGAGAAAGCTTGTGAACCAGGGAAGGTTGAAGGGCAATAGGGTCGTTGCAACTGTAATGTCAAACCTCGGCTTCGAGAAGTATCTCACCTCAAAGAACATCTCGCTGGACAGAACAAAGGTTGGCGACAAATACGTTCTCGAAAGAATGCTGCAGACAGGCGGAGTCCTTGGAGGAGAGCAATCTGGTCATATCATCTTCCTCGACAGGAGTACTACCGGCGATGGTCTCATCACTTCACTTGAAACATTGAACTCACTCGAAGAGCTTGGCGAAAGCCTCGAAGAGTTTGCCGCTTCTTTCCCCGTCTACCCACAGTTGTTGAAGAACGTTCCCGTATCAAACAAGAAGCTGGTCATGGAAGACATGAATCTTAAAAATAGACTCGAAGAACTGAAGCAGAAAGATGATCTTCGAATCGTTCTCAGGCCGTCAGGCACGGAGCCGTACATTAGAGTCATGGTTGAAGGAGCCGAGCAGCTGTTGGTCGAGGAGATCTGTCAGGAGCTGGTCGAGTTAGTGCAGGAGTGTAGTAATGGATAGGTATATATATGTGAAAGGCGCCAGGGTACACAATCTGAAAAATGTCAATGTCGCAATCCCCAAGAATTCCTTGACTATTATTACCGGCCTGTCCGGATCGGGAAAGTCCTCGCTGGCACTCGACACAATTTACGCAGAAGGTCAGAGGCGATATCTCGAATCTCTTTCCACTTACGCTAGACAGTTTCTGGGGGAGATGAAGAAACCCGATGTAGAAAATATCGAGGGGCTTTCTCCGGCAATTGCCATAGAGCAGAAGACCGTTAGCCATAACCCGAGATCGACGGTAGGAACCGTTACGGAGATACACGACTACCTGAGAGTTTTGTTCGCCAGAGTGGGTATTCCACATTGTCCGTCGTGTGGCCGCGTAGTTCAGAAACAGAGTCTCGATGAAATCGTAGAAGGAGTTCTGAAGGAATACGGTGCGGAAGATCGAATCGCCATCTACGCCCCTGTTGCCAATGGTAAGAAGGGCGAGTTCAAGAAGGAACTTGAAGCTCTCAGAAAGAAGGGCTTTGTAAGGATCGAGATTGATGGAGAAACATACGATCTCGACGAAGACCTCAAACTTGACAAGAACAAAAGACACACGATAAACCTAGTGGTAGATAGACTGAGGGCAGACGCCGATAACGCTTCACGTCTTGCAGACAGCATCGAGATGGCTTTGCATGAAGGGGATGGCTTCGTCGAAGTCGGTCTGGTCGATTCCGAAGAGAGAAAGATCTTCAGTGAGAATTTTGCCTGTCCCGACTGTGGGATAAGCCTTCCCGAAATTTCGCCGAAGATCTTTTCATTCAACAACCCTTTCGGGGCCTGTCCAAAGTGTCATGGCCTTGGTTATACCATGGAATTCTCAAAAGATCTACTTGTAGACGAAAGCCTGAGCGTTTTGAAGGGCGCCATAAAGACGATGTCAAGCAACAGGGACACATTTACCCTAAAGATGATCGTAAAAGTAATAGAATCGCTAGGCGACGACCCCGCCAAACCCTTCAAAGATCTTCGAGACGATGTGAAGAATGCCATCCTTTTTGGAACGGACAGCGACATTTCTATGAAATACAAGTCCGATCGGCTCACTTACGAGCTTAAGAGGCCCTACGAAGGCATAATCAACAATCTAAGGAGGAGATATAACGAAACACAGTCGGAAGACATGCGCTTCTGGATGGAAAGCAATTTCATGGTTCAACAGATCTGTACGCAGTGTAACGGTCAACGTTTGAGACCCGAGGCGCTTGCAGTTACTCTTGGCGGTTTGAATATCGCTCAGATATCCGATCTCACAATCCAGGAAATCTACGACTTCATGACAGGTATTTATTTCACGGATTTTCAGCGGGAAATAGTCGGAGAACTCCTGAGTGAGATAGAGAAGCGGCTCAAGTTTCTGGTGGATGTGGGACTCGACTACATCACCCTGTCCAGATACGCCATGACGCTTTCAGGAGGGGAATCCCAAAGAATAAGACTTGCGACACAGATCGGTTCCGGCCTTACGGGGGTTACCTATGTGCTCGATGAGCCAACCATAGGGCTACATTCAAGAGACAATGACAGGTTGATAAAGACACTGAAGAACCTCAGGGATCTGGGAAACACCGTAATAGTTGTCGAACACGACGAAGAGGTCATAAGAAGCTCCGACTACATCGTGGATGTGGGACCGGGAGCAGGAGTTCACGGAGGAGAGATCGTTTATCAGGGGACAACTCAGGCGCTTCTCGATAACCCGCCAGAAGGATCTCTTACGGGAAAGTATCTAAATGGCGACCTATCCGTTCCTAGATTCGAATCGGCGAACAACTCAAATGGAAAGTTTCTCACTGTAAAGGGCGCGGAGAAGAACAATCTTAAGCATATTGACGTTTCATTTCCGCTCGGCAAATTCATAACGGTAACCGGTGTATCTGGAAGTGGCAAGAGCTCTCTAGTCATGGACACGGTGTACCCTTCACTCAAAGTTGCACTGGGTGCATCCAATTCCTCCTCCGAAAAGCTGGCAGAGCTCATAGGCTGGGAGGAGATCGACAACGTAATAGTTATCGACCAGAACCCAATAGGCAGAACGCCGAGATCCAATCCTGCAACATACACGGGGCTCTTCGATCACGTAAGGGATCTCTTCGCCAAGACTCAGGAAGCAAGAGCAAGGGGCTACGACAAAGGGCGTTTTTCCTTCAACGTCAAAGGCGGAAGATGCGAGGCCTGTCAAGGGCATGGGCTTATAAAGATAGAGATGCAGTTCCTTCCCGATGTCTACGTCGAGTGCGATGTCTGCAAAGGCAGGCGATACAATAAAGAGACTCTCGAGATACGCTACCGTGGAAAGACTATTTCCGACATTCTAAACATGACAGTCGAAGAAGCCTTGACTTTCTTTGAAAGAATACCTACACTAAAGAGAATCCTCGGACTTCTGAATGACGTCGGACTTGGATACATACGACTGGGTCAGCCCGCTACAACGCTTTCGGGGGGAGAGGCTCAGAGAATAAAACTGGCCTCGGAGCTGAAGAAGACCTCTACGGGCAGAACCTTCTACATTCTCGATGAGCCGACAACCGGCCTGCATTTCGACGATGTGGCTAAACTCGTACAGGTCTTGAAACGCCTCGTAGAAAAGGGCAATACGGTCGTGGTCGTCGAACACAACATGGACGTCGTCAAAAACGCCGATTACATAATAGATTTGGGACCCGAAGGCGGTGCAAACGGCGGAGAAGTCGTGATTTCCGGAACCCCCGAAGAAGTGGCCGAATATAGCCACAGTCATACCGGATATTATCTCAAGAAACAACTCTCACAGCTTGAAGCGTTCTAGTTCCACATCGGGAACTATCGGCCTAGGTGTGATGCTACTTTAGGGAACAAGCGATTTCGAAGCCAGTCTGCTGACGCAGGCCAGTCAGGCCCCGCCTGGCCAGTCTGGCTTCTCGTAAGCAAAGTGAATTCTCGACAATGCTCTTTCTCAGCTCTTCAAAGCCTTCAGCGCTCAGCGGGTCTTCGTTCTTGAGCTTCCAGCGGCTCTTAGATCGGGATGCTGAAACAAGTTCATGACGCGAAGGGCAGGGTATCGATTACAGGGTATGGCGTCTGGTGAACATAACCGGCAATCAATTCAGGTTTCAGTGCAACTGAGGAAGTTATCCCGTCAGCGGCTTTTGGAAGTCCCTCTCATTGTCATCCCGAACTTGTTTCGGGATCTTGGTGTTGATCTTATCCAAGGACGGGTTCATGACTTGCGACGAGAAGTACGGTTTTTCACAGCGACCAGCGGGTCTTCGTTCTTGAGCGTACAGCGGTTCTTAGGTATGCGCGAAAAATGGGACAGACAATAGGAACCAGTCAGTCCCTATTTTTCGCTCTCGTCTTCTCGTGAGCGAGGCGAACTCTCGAATACGCTCTTTCTCGGTTATCTCATTCTAGAACAAGGATGCTGAAACAAGTTCAGCATGACAAATTATTACGCTTTCAGAATCAACAATGCTTTCATGCCGTCTAGTCTTCTCAAAGGTCCCACACACTGTCATCCCGAACTTGTTTCGGGATCTTGGTGTTGATGTTATCCAAGGACGGGTCCTTGACCAAGAACGAAGAATAGATCCATGCTCTGGAAGAACAGGTTTTTTCTTCTGAGAACGGTGAACCATTCAACAGCAAACCGGCATCTGCTGCTATGGCACACGGTGAGTAGCCCAGGGGGATTTCAGCCCCAGCTCTCTCAGAACCGGACTTGAAGCTCTCGATTCATCCGGCTCCCATTATCCAGCCGAATAGAATATCTTCATTGTCCAGTGTACAAATAGATGAGGCTCCCTGCGGGCAAGAGCTCCTAGCCATTTGCCCGCTTTTGTGTGACCGCTCCTTTTGTAGTGTAAGATCGATTTGGGAGATCTCTCGTAGGTCAGTTGTTGTTTAACAGCAAATGTTGGCATCGCACTGGATAATCAAAGATTTTTATGGGGGGTTTAATGGTGAATTTTGTCCTCGACAAGGGAAGGGGAGCTGAGCTCCTTCTATCTTTGTTCAGATTGAATAACCATGAAAAGCTGACTCCAAACGACGGAGAGTCCCTAGAAGCCCTCTCTGACTGGGTTTTCAAGGCAAGGCTTTCTCTCACGGAGGAGACTCTAACATCACTCGCAAGACTTTTCAGCTGGGAGGCCTTCTTTGGTTTGAAGATTATCCCTTACTTCTTCCTCGAAGGTTCCCCTACTCCGTCAGGTCTACTGAAGATGATAGAAAGGATATCTCCCGAAAGGCTTCTTTCGATGTTTCTTAGCAACGATTTCATGCCGCTTGAAAAGAAGAATGATGTTTTTTTAAAATCTTTAGAGGAAAATGAAAAGGGCGCTCTTGAATATGTTTCGTCAATTCCCTGGCTCTTATCTTCTGACAGATATGAAGCGTTTCAAATGCTAATGGATCAGGCCAAGACACATGAATCCTTTCTTGAACTGCTCCGTTTTGCCGAGAAGGAGATAGCTTCAATGGTTGAACTGGAGAATCTTGTCAACTATGGAGAAGAGATTCTCCTTAAGAACACCGAGAGATTTGAAGGCTGGTTCTTACCCTTTCTACTGGATATTGAACCTTCTTCTCTCTCAGACAAGATGATCAGGCTCCACGTTTCGGCGTTTCTTGGAGGCTCAGTGATCACCGTTGAAGTTCCTGAGAAAAACTCAGTCATATCACTCATTGGAGTGGATAGAGTTAGGAAGCGGAGTCTTTCTTATGAGAAAAGGAGCGCTGCAGGTGTTATTAGTGAGCTCTCTGACCAGAATTCGCTTCGTATTCTTAAAATTGTCATGCGGTCAAGGCAATGTATCGATGAAATTGCCTTTTCGAGCGGAGTACATCGCCATGAGGTCATTGAGGTCCTTGCGGCGTTGTGCAGGCAAGGTCTAGTGATTCCAGAAATCCATGAAAAAGAGCTGACTTTCACTTCCGAAGAAAGGCTTATCGACAGTGCTCTAGAAGAAGTCAGAAAAGGAATTATGGAAGGAGCGGGCGATTGATCGCCCGCTACAGCAATGTTCTTTCAAAGAAATCCGTTGAAACTGAAAAGAGTTCCTCAATCCAGTCTATCCTCTGATACTTGTGATTGGCTCCCTCTACAGTATGTATCATCAACCGTCTCGCATTTGCATACCTCTTTACGGGAAGATATGGCACCGATTCATCGTCGGAACCATGGACAATCAGAAGATCTCCTTCATAGTTTCTGAGTTCCTCCGAAGCATCGACACTGCGACCGTCTTCGAAGAAGATCGATCCGAGCTTCAGCCCCAGAACGTCCTTATACTCCTCGCCATCTTTGAAAGAGTAATCCTCGCGGTTGAAGAACTCCTGATTCATTATTACAGGCGACCACAGAACCAGTGAACTAATCTCGGGATGTCTCCCGGCAAAAAGCGAAGCAACCATACCACCCAGGCTGTACCCGACAATGGCGACCTTTCCCGAACACCAGCTTCTCGATCTGACAAAGGAATAGACTTCCTCTGCGTCGCGAAGCTCAGTCAAAGGCGACATCTCGCAGAATTCCCCCTCGCTGTCTCCGGAACCCCTGAAATCAAACCTCACAGTCGCTATTCCCTTCTCGACGAGTCTTCTCGAGAGACGGGGAAATTTGAATGTGGAAACGATGTGTTCTCCCGTGAATCCGTGGAACATCATTACTGTGGGGAAGCTATCTCCGGATCTTGGATACTCGCAGATCCCAAATATCCTCTTTCCATCCTCCCCAAATGTGAAGCTCTCCAGTTTTGACATATCAATCCCTCGCTTTATCTCAGGCCCAATTTGAACTCAATAAAGCCCATTGTTTCTTCATCTATTGCAGACTTTCCAGTCGCTTCGTCCCAACTGAGTATTACGACTCCGCCGCCGTTCTCGATTTCAAGGTTTCCTGTGCTCGTCCCAGATACCGAC encodes:
- the rsmA gene encoding 16S rRNA (adenine(1518)-N(6)/adenine(1519)-N(6))-dimethyltransferase RsmA, translating into MGEKSINIRLNKALGQNFLKSDRVSRRIVESVELNPSTTIVEIGVGSGSLTSILLEKGYRVIGFEIDTRFSEGNRRLEGERCELRYEDFLKADLSTLPDSVTYVANIPYYITSPIIERIMFDGPSFDRAVLMVQKEYADRLTATPRTKEYGILTVNVNTFSEVRELFQVSRKEFIPQPEVDSMVIELSLLENPPIGEARRDQYRKFVRHCFSQRRKKLKNNLKSIVDLPEELLGSMAIGVDVRAEELSVDDFVSLFKNIYPEGGV
- a CDS encoding phosphohexomutase domain-containing protein, giving the protein MKKLFGTDGIRGVINEELTPELAMKLGNAIGRYYTGKYSRFIIAKDTRSSCDLLESAMAAGAASAGMNVEFAGVIPTPALAYITNKEATLGAVISASHNPAVYNGIKVLAKGMKISDEDEVEIENLIIDTPFHYTFYSGVGKISYKDHYRDEYIEYVLGLYRNERLPSDGIVVDGANGAISTVISMVYESLGIGAELRGIEPNGININDNCGSLFPNFLGDSLKKGQIGVLFDGDADRCLFVLPGSKLIDGDMLMALNSRKLVNQGRLKGNRVVATVMSNLGFEKYLTSKNISLDRTKVGDKYVLERMLQTGGVLGGEQSGHIIFLDRSTTGDGLITSLETLNSLEELGESLEEFAASFPVYPQLLKNVPVSNKKLVMEDMNLKNRLEELKQKDDLRIVLRPSGTEPYIRVMVEGAEQLLVEEICQELVELVQECSNG
- the uvrA gene encoding excinuclease ABC subunit UvrA, which gives rise to MDRYIYVKGARVHNLKNVNVAIPKNSLTIITGLSGSGKSSLALDTIYAEGQRRYLESLSTYARQFLGEMKKPDVENIEGLSPAIAIEQKTVSHNPRSTVGTVTEIHDYLRVLFARVGIPHCPSCGRVVQKQSLDEIVEGVLKEYGAEDRIAIYAPVANGKKGEFKKELEALRKKGFVRIEIDGETYDLDEDLKLDKNKRHTINLVVDRLRADADNASRLADSIEMALHEGDGFVEVGLVDSEERKIFSENFACPDCGISLPEISPKIFSFNNPFGACPKCHGLGYTMEFSKDLLVDESLSVLKGAIKTMSSNRDTFTLKMIVKVIESLGDDPAKPFKDLRDDVKNAILFGTDSDISMKYKSDRLTYELKRPYEGIINNLRRRYNETQSEDMRFWMESNFMVQQICTQCNGQRLRPEALAVTLGGLNIAQISDLTIQEIYDFMTGIYFTDFQREIVGELLSEIEKRLKFLVDVGLDYITLSRYAMTLSGGESQRIRLATQIGSGLTGVTYVLDEPTIGLHSRDNDRLIKTLKNLRDLGNTVIVVEHDEEVIRSSDYIVDVGPGAGVHGGEIVYQGTTQALLDNPPEGSLTGKYLNGDLSVPRFESANNSNGKFLTVKGAEKNNLKHIDVSFPLGKFITVTGVSGSGKSSLVMDTVYPSLKVALGASNSSSEKLAELIGWEEIDNVIVIDQNPIGRTPRSNPATYTGLFDHVRDLFAKTQEARARGYDKGRFSFNVKGGRCEACQGHGLIKIEMQFLPDVYVECDVCKGRRYNKETLEIRYRGKTISDILNMTVEEALTFFERIPTLKRILGLLNDVGLGYIRLGQPATTLSGGEAQRIKLASELKKTSTGRTFYILDEPTTGLHFDDVAKLVQVLKRLVEKGNTVVVVEHNMDVVKNADYIIDLGPEGGANGGEVVISGTPEEVAEYSHSHTGYYLKKQLSQLEAF
- a CDS encoding alpha/beta hydrolase family protein, encoding MSKLESFTFGEDGKRIFGICEYPRSGDSFPTVMMFHGFTGEHIVSTFKFPRLSRRLVEKGIATVRFDFRGSGDSEGEFCEMSPLTELRDAEEVYSFVRSRSWCSGKVAIVGYSLGGMVASLFAGRHPEISSLVLWSPVIMNQEFFNREDYSFKDGEEYKDVLGLKLGSIFFEDGRSVDASEELRNYEGDLLIVHGSDDESVPYLPVKRYANARRLMIHTVEGANHKYQRIDWIEELFSVSTDFFERTLL